The Sphingobacteriales bacterium DNA segment GCCTGCACCGGGTGAAGAAATGAAAGGAAAGATAATAGATGAGGTAGAGTGTGGCTATACATTGAATGATGCCATTATCCGCTATGCTAAAGTAGTGGTGGGAAAATAATAAATCGGTATGGTTGTTTTCAAACTATACAACTAACCGATTATTTAAACAACTAATGTTCATCCAACTATATGACTAAACGAGATTATTACGAAGTATTGGGAGTGTCCAAAGGGGCAGATGCGGATGAAATTAAAAAGGCATACCGCAAGCTGGCATTGCAGTATCATCCGGACAGAAACCCGGGGGATAAGGCAGCGGAAGAAAAATTCAAGGAAGCAGCGGAAGCCTACGATGTACTCAGCAATGAGGAGAAAAAGGCTAGGTATGATCGGTTTGGCCATCAGGGTGCGGCAGGCGGTTTCGGGGGCGGCGGCAACTATGGCGGCGGCATGAATATGGACGATATTTTCTCTCAGTTCGGCGATATTTTCGGCGGCGGCGATGGCAATCCGTTTGAATCTTTTTTTGGCGGCGGCGGTCGCAGAAGAGAACGCGGCAAAGGACAGCGCGGAAGCAATCTGCGCATTAAAGTGAAGATGGATTTGGAAGAAATATCCAAAGGTGCGCAAAAGAAAATAAAAGTAAAGAAACACATCACCTGCGATGCCTGCAATGGTATCGGAGCCAAAGACAGCGGATCTTATCAGACTTGCAATACCTGTAATGGCAGCGGTGTTACACGAAAAGTGACACAAACGTTTTTAGGGCAAATGGCCACCACTTCCACCTGTCCGACCTGTGAAGGCGAAGGAAAAATCATTACCAATAAATGTACCAAATGCCGCGGAGAAGGCCGGGTATACGGCGAAGAGGTGGTAGCGATAGATGTTCCTGCCGGTGTCAGCGAAGGCATCCAGCTGTCCATGAATGGCAAAGGGAATGCAGGTATCCGTGGAGGGTATCCAGGAGATTTACTCATCAGTATTGAAGAAGTGCCGCATCCGGAATTGAAAAGGGAGGACACCAATGTATTGTACACCCTGTATCTGAATTTTGCAGATACTGCATTGGGCACACAGGCGGAGGTGCCTACCATTGGCGGCAGCGCAAAGATAAAAATTCCGAAAGGCACCCAGAGCGGCAAGCTGTTCCGTCTGCAGGGAAAAGGGGTGCCGAGCATACAGGGTTATGGCAAAGGAGACCAGATCGTGGAGGTGCAGGTATTTACACCACAGGATCTGACCCCGGAAGAAACTGCCTTACTGGAGAGACTGCAGCAGTCTAAGAACTTCAGTCCTCAGGCGCAAAAGGAAAAGAATAAAGGTTTCTTTGATAAGTTTTTTCATTAACCTTCGCCTCTCAACTACCCGGTCTTGACATTTATTGTATCTTAGTGCTATAATTTATAGTTGCATGCAAAAACTATTTACACTCTTCCTCGTATTCATTTCAGGATGGACCGTTCAGGCACAGACTGTGCAGGTGCAGTTTATCAATAATTCTGCGGATTCCATCATGCGTTCGGTGAAAGTATTTATGAACGGCGATTTGAAAAAGACAGTCTTTCTTACAGGAAAGCGACACCATTCATTTCTACAGCCGGCGATTCTACGTACACGATTCTCTTTGAATCTATGCGAAATGCATCCAAGTCCGTTTCTGTTGCACAGACATTGGCGGCAGGGAAGAAATATGTTATTGTACTGAACGGTGTGACCAATGATACGGCGTTTCAAAAAAATCCTGATAGCGTCAATGTGTTGTTGAATATTGTGGTGATAGACCAATCCGTTCTTCCTGTTCCGGCAGTTGCACAAACCACACTTGCTTTTGTAAACGGAAGCACCGATGCACCTGCTTTTGATTTATACTCCAATGACGGGCTGAATACCTTGTTGATTGACAATGATTCTTTGAATCAGGCGTTGGCGGTAAGTTTGCAGGATACCATTCTCAAACTGAAATTGAATACGGCTGACGGCGGATTCACCATCTCTTACTTTTTATTCAGCCTCACCGGTCTTGGAGGTCAGATTACGACAGCGCTGACTTCCGGCTTTTTTGCACCCGGCAGCAATCAGAACGGCACGAATTTCTCTATTTATATAGTGGATTCATCTGGCAATGTGATAGAAACACCGAGTGTCTCCCTGATAAAAAATAAGAATTCATCCCTGGAGAAACTTACATTATTCCCTAACCCGGCAGTTGAATCCTTAACACTGGATTATACACTCGCTGAATCTGCTTCCATCAGGGTTTCTGTATTTAACATGAATGGTGCAATGGTCGCAGATGAAGCTGTCGGATTAATGGCAAAAGGAATGCACCAGACAAAAGT contains these protein-coding regions:
- a CDS encoding T9SS type A sorting domain-containing protein, with product MRNASKSVSVAQTLAAGKKYVIVLNGVTNDTAFQKNPDSVNVLLNIVVIDQSVLPVPAVAQTTLAFVNGSTDAPAFDLYSNDGLNTLLIDNDSLNQALAVSLQDTILKLKLNTADGGFTISYFLFSLTGLGGQITTALTSGFFAPGSNQNGTNFSIYIVDSSGNVIETPSVSLIKNKNSSLEKLTLFPNPAVESLTLDYTLAESASIRVSVFNMNGAMVADEAVGLMAKGMHQTKVTLPELPGGMYFLRLQSELVSNTVRFFVK
- the dnaJ gene encoding molecular chaperone DnaJ is translated as MTKRDYYEVLGVSKGADADEIKKAYRKLALQYHPDRNPGDKAAEEKFKEAAEAYDVLSNEEKKARYDRFGHQGAAGGFGGGGNYGGGMNMDDIFSQFGDIFGGGDGNPFESFFGGGGRRRERGKGQRGSNLRIKVKMDLEEISKGAQKKIKVKKHITCDACNGIGAKDSGSYQTCNTCNGSGVTRKVTQTFLGQMATTSTCPTCEGEGKIITNKCTKCRGEGRVYGEEVVAIDVPAGVSEGIQLSMNGKGNAGIRGGYPGDLLISIEEVPHPELKREDTNVLYTLYLNFADTALGTQAEVPTIGGSAKIKIPKGTQSGKLFRLQGKGVPSIQGYGKGDQIVEVQVFTPQDLTPEETALLERLQQSKNFSPQAQKEKNKGFFDKFFH